One Maribacter cobaltidurans genomic window carries:
- a CDS encoding DUF2256 domain-containing protein, which translates to MAHKKLHLASKVCPVCGLSFVWRKKWERKWEAIKYCSEKCRRNKNSVHE; encoded by the coding sequence ATGGCCCATAAAAAGCTTCATCTTGCCTCTAAAGTCTGCCCCGTTTGTGGACTTTCGTTTGTATGGAGAAAAAAATGGGAAAGAAAATGGGAAGCCATAAAATATTGTAGTGAAAAGTGCAGAAGAAACAAAAACAGCGTGCATGAATAA
- a CDS encoding DUF4174 domain-containing protein, which translates to MKRTIPLAIILLFLYTQKMYSQNLSDYTWKNRILILTDTDSERSSSKRAFDLVNSQLNSWQERDVVVLFLFNKNLTTISQERINYEREFPEKFNGYILIGKDGGIKLKETYPLIPKKVFDLIDGMPMRQAEMRANNDQ; encoded by the coding sequence ATGAAAAGAACAATTCCACTGGCAATAATCCTACTCTTCCTCTACACTCAAAAAATGTATTCACAAAACTTATCAGATTATACATGGAAAAATAGGATTCTAATACTTACCGATACCGATTCAGAAAGGAGTAGTTCAAAACGAGCATTTGACTTAGTAAATTCACAGTTGAATTCCTGGCAAGAGAGGGATGTAGTCGTACTTTTTCTTTTCAATAAAAATCTAACCACCATCAGCCAAGAAAGGATAAATTACGAAAGAGAATTTCCCGAGAAATTCAACGGTTATATTTTAATTGGGAAGGATGGCGGAATTAAGTTAAAGGAAACCTATCCCTTAATCCCTAAAAAAGTCTTCGACCTGATTGACGGTATGCCCATGAGACAGGCCGAAATGAGAGCCAACAACGATCAATGA
- a CDS encoding Nif3-like dinuclear metal center hexameric protein encodes MTVKTVAQILEELAPLDHGEDFDNVGLLVGDSSMTVNGILVTLDTIECVVDEAIENDCNLIVSFHPIIFNGLKKITGKNYVERTVLKAIQNNIGIYAIHTALDNSPNGVNAKICEVLGLTNTQILIPKKNTIRKLNTYIPTASADHLKEKLFEAGAGNIGNYSNCSFSLEGTGSFKAGENSNPTIGEIGKTHFETETMFSVTYLKSSEKNILSALMEYHPYEEVAYEIYSLENKNQNLGMGMIGELKEALPEMSFLRHLKKTMDAQVVRHSALRNKPIKKVAVLGGSGAFAIGAAKAAGADVFVTADVKYHQFYEAENKMVIADIGHFETEQFTKNLLVDYLTEKIPNFAVRLSESITNPIKYF; translated from the coding sequence ATGACGGTTAAAACAGTTGCCCAAATTCTGGAAGAACTTGCTCCCTTGGACCATGGGGAGGATTTTGACAATGTAGGCCTCTTGGTTGGGGACAGTTCTATGACGGTAAATGGTATTTTGGTGACCTTGGATACTATAGAATGTGTGGTGGACGAGGCAATCGAAAACGACTGTAACCTTATCGTAAGTTTTCACCCCATTATTTTTAACGGATTAAAAAAAATTACAGGGAAAAACTATGTTGAGAGAACTGTTTTAAAGGCAATTCAGAACAATATTGGCATTTATGCGATACATACTGCCTTGGACAACTCTCCAAATGGGGTCAATGCAAAAATTTGTGAAGTATTAGGCCTTACAAATACGCAAATACTGATTCCTAAAAAGAATACTATCAGGAAGCTCAATACGTATATACCCACCGCTAGTGCGGACCATCTAAAAGAAAAACTTTTTGAGGCCGGTGCAGGAAATATTGGAAACTATAGCAACTGTAGCTTCTCCCTTGAAGGTACAGGAAGTTTTAAGGCCGGGGAGAATAGTAACCCTACCATTGGGGAAATAGGAAAGACCCACTTTGAAACGGAAACTATGTTCTCCGTAACCTACCTTAAATCCTCTGAAAAGAATATTTTGAGTGCCCTAATGGAATATCACCCCTATGAGGAAGTGGCTTATGAAATATATTCCTTAGAAAACAAAAACCAAAATTTAGGTATGGGAATGATTGGGGAATTGAAGGAAGCCTTACCGGAAATGTCCTTTTTAAGACATTTAAAAAAAACAATGGACGCACAAGTTGTAAGGCATTCGGCATTAAGGAACAAACCCATTAAAAAAGTAGCGGTTTTGGGCGGCAGTGGCGCATTTGCCATAGGTGCCGCAAAAGCTGCAGGTGCTGATGTTTTCGTAACCGCAGATGTGAAATATCACCAGTTTTATGAGGCTGAAAATAAAATGGTAATTGCTGATATTGGACACTTTGAAACTGAGCAGTTTACAAAAAACCTTTTAGTTGATTATCTTACGGAAAAAATTCCTAATTTTGCAGTCCGTTTATCGGAAAGTATAACAAATCCCATCAAGTATTTTTAA
- the lpxK gene encoding tetraacyldisaccharide 4'-kinase: MQLLRKLLFPFSLLYGAVVHIRNFLYDRNILISKKFDVTTICIGNLSVGGTGKTPMTEFLIELLQPHYKIAVLSRGYRRKSAGFVLANESTTVEELGDEPFQIHQKFKDTTVAVDANRREGIKKLSEQVSPNLILLDDAYQHRKVKPDFSLLLTSFGDLYVDDWYLPTGNLRDSKKAAGRAHVIIVTKCPQGLSEDDQERIKKKLKPKKHQKVLFSYLEYDNMVHGHLHQLEVEELKGRKITLVTGIANPVPLVNHLKNMGLDLDHLAFGDHHFFSEREVETLKKKEIIVTTEKDYVRLGKGIPNLYYLQVKHRFMDDGKQMISEALQEIMKGKS; this comes from the coding sequence ATGCAACTGCTTAGAAAACTTCTTTTTCCATTTTCCTTACTTTATGGGGCTGTGGTCCATATACGTAATTTTTTGTACGATAGGAATATTTTGATTTCTAAAAAGTTCGATGTAACTACCATTTGTATTGGCAACTTAAGTGTAGGAGGGACGGGCAAAACTCCGATGACGGAGTTTCTTATCGAATTATTACAACCTCATTACAAAATTGCCGTTTTAAGTAGGGGCTATAGAAGAAAATCAGCTGGCTTTGTACTTGCAAATGAAAGCACCACGGTGGAGGAACTAGGGGATGAACCTTTTCAAATTCATCAAAAGTTCAAGGACACTACTGTGGCCGTAGACGCAAATAGGAGAGAGGGCATTAAGAAATTGTCCGAACAGGTGAGCCCTAATCTCATTTTGTTGGATGATGCCTACCAACATAGAAAGGTTAAACCGGATTTTTCTCTCTTGTTAACATCATTTGGTGATCTGTATGTAGATGATTGGTATTTGCCTACAGGCAATTTGCGAGATAGTAAAAAGGCGGCTGGAAGGGCTCATGTTATCATTGTAACCAAGTGCCCGCAAGGTCTATCCGAAGATGACCAAGAGCGGATCAAGAAAAAATTAAAACCAAAAAAACACCAAAAAGTACTTTTTAGCTATTTGGAATATGACAATATGGTCCATGGGCATTTGCACCAATTGGAAGTAGAGGAGCTAAAAGGAAGGAAAATTACTTTGGTAACTGGGATAGCCAATCCTGTGCCTTTGGTAAACCATCTAAAAAATATGGGATTGGACCTGGATCATTTAGCCTTTGGCGACCATCACTTTTTTTCTGAAAGGGAAGTAGAAACTCTTAAGAAGAAAGAGATTATTGTGACTACGGAAAAGGACTATGTACGGTTGGGAAAAGGAATCCCCAATCTTTATTATTTACAGGTAAAACATAGGTTTATGGATGATGGGAAACAAATGATTTCAGAAGCGCTTCAAGAAATTATGAAAGGGAAGTCCTGA
- a CDS encoding zinc ribbon domain-containing protein: MAKKEDSSVEAKLRALYDLQLIDSRVDEIRNVRGELPLEVEDLEDDVLGLKTRLDKLKTDLETINYEIGAKKNLIEEAKTLIKKYTEQQKNVRNSREFNSISKELEFQELEIQLAEKNIKEFKAQIEQKKEVIAETKEKLTERETHLKHKKGELDAILAETEKEEKALLEESMKYQDQIEERLVKAYARIRNNVKNGLAVVPIERGASGGSFFTIPPQVQVEIASRKKIITDEHSGRILVDPALADEEQEKMEKLFSKL; the protein is encoded by the coding sequence ATGGCAAAAAAAGAAGATTCGTCTGTAGAAGCAAAGTTAAGGGCGTTGTATGACCTTCAATTAATTGATTCCAGAGTTGATGAAATAAGAAATGTACGAGGAGAACTACCTTTGGAAGTTGAAGATTTAGAGGATGATGTACTTGGCCTAAAAACAAGACTGGATAAGCTTAAAACCGATTTGGAAACCATTAATTATGAAATCGGTGCCAAGAAAAACCTTATTGAGGAAGCCAAGACCTTGATAAAAAAATACACGGAGCAACAGAAGAACGTTAGGAACAGTCGTGAATTCAACTCTATTAGTAAGGAATTGGAATTTCAGGAATTGGAAATTCAACTTGCCGAGAAAAACATTAAGGAATTCAAGGCACAAATAGAGCAGAAGAAAGAAGTTATTGCCGAGACCAAGGAGAAATTAACGGAACGTGAAACACACCTTAAGCACAAAAAAGGTGAATTGGATGCCATCTTGGCCGAGACTGAAAAAGAGGAAAAGGCGCTCTTGGAAGAGTCCATGAAATATCAGGATCAAATAGAGGAAAGATTGGTAAAGGCTTACGCCCGTATTAGAAACAACGTAAAAAATGGCCTTGCCGTTGTACCTATTGAAAGGGGAGCTTCCGGAGGTTCTTTCTTTACCATACCACCACAGGTTCAGGTTGAAATAGCTTCCAGAAAAAAAATTATTACCGATGAACATAGCGGTAGAATTTTGGTAGACCCTGCCTTGGCGGACGAAGAACAAGAAAAAATGGAAAAACTCTTTTCCAAGCTATAA
- a CDS encoding FAD-dependent oxidoreductase, whose amino-acid sequence MTQTKRNIAIIGSGLVGSLLAIYLRKYGHTITVFDRRPDIREVEFSGRSINLAMSNRGWKALKEVNIDEEIRKIGIPLDKRAMHVIGKAEYYQKYGKEGEAIWSISRGVLNKKMIDLAENAGVEFRFEEKVWDVDLPNAQVFTGETEKGEWKAYDFDLVFGCDGAFSRVRHKMQRRSRFDYSQDFIDVGYKELTIPPNADGTHKLDRNSFHIWPRGQFMFIAMPNLDGSFTCTLFMPFEGDVSFESIKTKEDAKHFFGTYFPNVKNDIENLMQDFFKNPTSAMVTMKCYPWTYWDKVALVGDSAHAIVPFYGQGMNAGFEDIYVLNSIIQEQGDDWEAIFKNYQEVRKPNGDAIAELSYRNFIEMSSKTADPMFLLQKKIEKRFSEKYPEKWIPVYSRVTFSDRPYSEALAIGDFQEKIMQEVMAMPKIEEKWDSIEVENKILKALEMGH is encoded by the coding sequence ATGACCCAGACTAAAAGGAACATTGCAATTATAGGCTCAGGACTAGTAGGTTCGTTATTGGCCATTTATTTAAGAAAGTATGGGCATACGATTACGGTCTTTGATAGAAGACCTGATATCCGAGAAGTAGAATTTTCAGGTAGGTCCATTAACCTGGCCATGAGCAATAGAGGGTGGAAGGCACTAAAGGAAGTGAATATCGATGAAGAAATAAGGAAGATTGGAATTCCATTGGATAAGAGGGCGATGCATGTTATAGGAAAGGCGGAATACTATCAAAAATATGGGAAGGAAGGAGAAGCTATATGGTCAATTTCCAGAGGTGTACTCAACAAAAAGATGATCGATCTTGCGGAAAATGCCGGGGTTGAATTTAGATTTGAGGAAAAGGTCTGGGATGTTGACTTACCCAATGCCCAGGTATTTACCGGCGAAACCGAAAAAGGGGAGTGGAAGGCCTATGATTTTGACTTAGTGTTCGGTTGTGACGGGGCTTTTTCGAGGGTACGCCATAAAATGCAGCGAAGGAGTCGGTTCGATTATTCCCAGGACTTCATTGACGTTGGTTATAAGGAACTTACTATTCCTCCCAATGCAGATGGGACGCACAAACTGGACCGAAACTCATTTCATATTTGGCCACGCGGCCAATTTATGTTTATTGCCATGCCCAATTTAGATGGCAGCTTTACCTGTACCCTGTTTATGCCGTTTGAAGGGGATGTTTCCTTTGAAAGTATTAAGACCAAGGAAGATGCCAAACATTTTTTTGGCACCTATTTCCCCAACGTTAAGAACGATATTGAAAACTTAATGCAGGATTTCTTTAAAAACCCTACAAGTGCGATGGTGACCATGAAATGTTACCCATGGACTTATTGGGATAAAGTGGCCCTTGTAGGCGACTCTGCGCATGCCATAGTCCCATTTTATGGACAAGGTATGAATGCAGGTTTTGAGGATATTTATGTGCTAAACTCTATAATACAGGAACAGGGAGATGATTGGGAGGCTATCTTCAAAAATTATCAGGAAGTCCGTAAGCCAAATGGCGATGCGATAGCCGAATTGAGCTATCGAAATTTTATAGAAATGAGTAGCAAAACGGCAGATCCCATGTTTTTGCTACAAAAAAAGATAGAGAAAAGGTTCTCAGAAAAATATCCTGAGAAATGGATTCCTGTATATAGCAGGGTTACTTTTTCGGACCGGCCTTATTCAGAAGCCTTGGCCATAGGTGATTTTCAGGAGAAAATTATGCAAGAAGTGATGGCCATGCCCAAAATTGAGGAGAAATGGGATAGCATTGAGGTAGAAAATAAAATTCTAAAAGCACTTGAAATGGGTCATTGA